A DNA window from Ranitomeya imitator isolate aRanImi1 chromosome 2, aRanImi1.pri, whole genome shotgun sequence contains the following coding sequences:
- the LOC138667049 gene encoding zinc finger protein OZF-like yields the protein IAYIREKTCSECGKCFTKKSHLFTHQKSHTGEKPFSCSECGKCFNHKQNFVTHQRIHTGQKPFSCSECGKSFNRKTSFVTHQKSHTGEKPFSCSECGKCFIEKSYLAKHQKIHIGEKPFTCSECGKCFSEKSYLAKHQKIHTGGKSFSCSECGKCFNRKINYVTHQRIHTGEKPFSCSECKKCFIEKSYLVKHQKIHTGEKPFSCSECGKCFNRKTNFITHQKIHTGEKPFSCSECGNHYSEKSKLVKHLRIHTGEKPFSCSECGKYFSRKTNLVRHQRIHTLKRYSHVDNEGNDLQRNHTLIEVMEHVQEKMSHP from the coding sequence ATAGCTTACATAAGAGAGAaaacatgttcagaatgtgggaaatgttttacaaagaaATCGCATCTTTTTACACATCagaaaagtcacacaggggagaagccattttcatgctcagaatgcggGAAATGCTTTAATCATAAACAAAATTTCGTcacacatcaaagaattcacacaggacaaaagccattttcatgttcagaatgtgggaaaagcttTAATCGTAAAACAAGTTTTGTTACACATCAaaaaagtcacacaggggagaagccattttcatgttcagaatgtgggaaatgttttatagaaAAATCATATCTTGCTAAACATCAGAAAATTCATATAGGGGAGAAACCatttacatgttcagaatgtgggaaatgcttttcaGAGAAATCTTATCTTGctaaacatcagaaaattcacacaggagggaagtcattttcatgttcagaatgtggaaaatgttttaatcggaaaatAAATTATGTTacgcatcagagaattcacactggggaaaagccattttcatgttcagaatgtaaaaAATGTTTCATAGAGAAGTcatatcttgttaaacatcagaaaattcacacaggagagaagccattttcatgttcagaatgtgggaaatgttttaatcggaaaacaAATTTCATTACACATCAGaagattcacacaggggagaagccattttcatgttcagaatgtgggaatcaTTATAGTGAAAAATCCAAGCTTGTTAAAcatctgagaattcacacaggggagaagccattttcatgttcagaatgcgggaaatATTTTAGTCGAAAaacaaatcttgttagacatcagagaatccaCACATTGAAAAGGTACTCTCATGTTGACAATGAGGGAAATGATTTACAGAGAAATCACACATTGATAGAAGTCATGGAACATGTACAAGAAAAAATGTCACATCCGTAA